GCTTTTGCTTCATGCTCATCAAGTTAGCACTTTAACTGCCATTAACTAACATATGTTTAGTTTGAAAAACACATAACAGGGCTGTGGAGGAAGTACAAGgagccgctacttttttttttttacggtttGTTAAATTTCTACCAAACCCATGGGTGAACACCAGACAAATACACGAGTATGTGAGGCATTCCTGAATAGACACTGCATATATCACTAGCATACCTCATGTGTTTCAACATGCCCGTTCCCTGAGGGCTGCATAGTACGTCTGGGCCCGGGGTCATAACACAAGGGAAAAGTTAAAAGGCATATATTTCAGTGCAGAAAGGGAGAAAACCAGTCTCATCACACTGCAGTAGCAGCTTTAAGCATGTAGATAAgcactgtgttagtgtgtcgtgttgttctttcattcattcactgtaTTTTCCAGTTGATAATTCATGGGGATCCCTACATATGATATAACAACTTATATTATAACAAATTTCAGTACATTTTAAAGAAATTCTATTTGCTTCAAATTCTATTTGGTGTAGTCAAAGACAACATTATGGGTACAAAGATACAGCCATGATAGTCAATCAGTATACTGTAACTGATTCCTGCTGTAAACAATGGATTTGGTCTTCTATACAAATATTCTATCCAAATATTTTGCAAACATTTAAGCAAGGCTCTATATAACTGACAGGAAGTCAGAAAGTGAAACAAATACAGTCATTTTAAAGTATCAAAGATAATTGAGTCTCAGACTTAAAGAAAATCCACTGTTGCCATTAAGCAGAATGAACACAAACGTAGAactccttccccctcttctcccaaTAGTGCAACTCCTCTGAGAAGCTATAGGAGCAGATCACATCTTTGCATGAGGTCTTTATGGTTTGGACCACACAGACGGGCACCTTCTCAAACAGCAACTCCGCCACAGTGATGGAGCCCTTCTTCTGGCTGGAGAGCAGGTCCTCGATCTGGTCCATGTTCAGAGGCTCTGGAGAGGCGCTGAAGGACACCATCACATTCAGCTTGTCCTCCACCGAGGTCACGTTAAAGCGGCTTCGGCCCGTGAAACACTGGAACTCCGTCTTCTTCACAAACAGGCCACTCGGGGAGCTGAACACCCGGACTGACCAGCCCACCCAGTCATACTTCTTCTTCAGGGTCTCCATGATGGTGTCAGCCAGCTCTTTGTTGGATTTCCCACGGTTGTCCCGCACCACTCTTTTGGCGTCTATCTCCGCCTGTTTTGGGAAACTGTTGATGCAGTCCTCGATGACGGCGGTCATTTTGCGCTGAACAACCTGCATCTTCTCCCCCCAATCTCTGAGCacgtccttctcctcctcctcgtcgcaCCCTTTGAGCGCATTGTATCCCATTAAAGCAATTAGGCCAATACAGAACAGTTTCTTAAGCCTGGCACAGAAGTCCTCCACAACACGACGGCTCTTCTGCTCATAGTTTAGTGTGATCTCCAACACAGACTCTGCAGAGAAGTTATCTCCGGTGACAGCATTGTAGAGGGTGATCAGGTTTTTATCCCCTCCGGTCTTGTTGAAGTGCTCCAAGAACAGCTTCTTTTTGACCTCTCGGAATTTGGGTTTGGCATTAAGGATGTCCATGTACTTGCGGAACTGGTTGGTCAGATTCTCCTCCACAGAAAAATAGGCAGCGTCCGCCGCGCTCTTCTTGATTTCCTCGTTGATGCGCTGAATCTCCTCAGACACCGCCTCCAACCTGTCCCGTACCTTCTGGAACTGCTCCTTCATGTACTCTGCCTCCTTGCTCTCAACGTTGTCGAGGGCCAGCCTGACGATGGGCGCTGCAATGGCGAAGACAGGGAACAGGTCTCCTGCGATGCTAGCCACCACCTCTGCCCCTTGCTCAAATACATCCATGACTGTCTCAACGACATTCTTCTTGTCGGCCACAAGCCGCTGCAGCTGATCCGCCATCTTGTAGGATCTCCTCTATAGGGTCAGTGTACTGCAAAAGAGAAACATGAACATTGTGTTGACAAGGTatgttttgttattgtgttaGTTGTATAATAGGGTAATATAACAGTAAAATAcaattgaaaagaaaaaggaagcaaGACAAGTGCATATGTAGGTTGTCTAAATGATGCTTACAGTTATGAAATTgttacaaatcaaataaatgacTAATCTGTGCTCTTACATATTAGTATCCCGGTTCTGTTGCTGCTCTGTGTGGACACGACGTAGTGTGTGCGCAGACCCAGATGGGCTTGCTGGTTGAGCTGATAAAAGGAGTAGTATCAGGGTTAGTTTCACAAGCGAAGCACTGCAGGACACACCCAGTGTGTTATGAGGCAATAATGCAAAGAAAGTCCCCTCTATGAGAAGTCCTGCTGTAAAGTCTACGTAACTGGGCAAACAACAGGTTGTTGTAGATATGGTTAGCATATCATACATTATATTTTTACTCAAttcctgtgtctgtggatgAATACCAGTACCAGGTAAAATATTAAAAGACTAAAAAACACAGCAGCACTCATGATAATTTATCCACAGTACATATAATATAGCTAACCATATGATTGCAAAATATTTTCCCTCATCATTTCCATTCAAATATAATCATAATAAAACATGacaccattacaattataatgaAACACAGAATCCTTTCAGCACGTGTTTAAACACTCTAGTCAGGGCAACTATGGGCGTGGGGAATGATTAACTGAGGTAGCTGAACTTGCTGGGCAGGAGCAAGCATTTTCCAAAGCACCTCAGACAGTAACCATAGAAACAAGACAATGGAAACTCTTTTGTCAGCCATTCTATCTACTCAGTGTTCCCAAGGGTTTTAGTTTTGGTTGCTGACGGAGCATAATGTCTTCATTTATCAAGATTATAGTTTTGGATCATAATAAACAATTGTTGTATACAGGTCTACAAAGAATGAGCTTGAAGAACACAATAACCTGGAGGCACAAAGATTGATATTCACTTCAgcatgaatgtgagtgtgtgtttgtgtgtgcactaatGACATTTTAAAACTGGCAAGTTAGCATGGTAAAATTGACATCATGCCAAGCATGCCCACTTCAAAAACAGAAAGCACTGTAAGTCATTAGTAATTTTCCACCAGTTCAACAAAATGGGACTAGGTAGGAGAAAAGCTTCAAAAGGAAGAAAATGGTGGAAAGCCATCATGCTTATTTGATTTAGCCATGCATCCACTTGCGCTAAAACAGTTATTTCAGCCATCCACTTCAGCACCCCTCCCTTGGGTGACGGAGGAGTGTATTCTCTGTGGCAGGGGAGAGGCTCATTTCTCATCCACAAGGATGTGGCCAGTTTTCTGTTCTTCAGACCACAGATTAGAATATCAAAAATAGCTTCCAAAGAGGAACCTGAGGTGACACTAGAGGCCAACGTTTATGGCTAGTTCTTCCCTACTGAGCAAGAGTGCTAGAGAACACATGTTTAGGCTCTGCTGTAAAATCATAGGTTATGGCAGTGATGAGGACTTTTATCTAATGCACATAGACTAGCAGGTGATATCCACTAACTATTTTACTGAAGTATTCCAATAAACGAGAGCGACTACATTTGTACCATTTCGTCAACCGTCTACTTCGTTTAGATGTCATATTTGACACCACTTTCCACTTGAGCTGCTCACTCGTTCGAACTAGAAACCTATGCCTCATTTTCCGGAACAGCGCCCTAGCTTGACCGTTTCCAAAGTGAACATTTACACTAAActgtctttttttgtcagttCGGTAGTCCTAGACCCCCTATGTCCTATAATGTAGCGTTATTCAGTCGACGCCTCACTGTGACAGGAAAGTTATTCTGAAGGCAACCATTTTCTAGCAAAAACTTTCTTCCTGAAGGCACTTACGATAACGCCCAATCATGTGTTAAATAGCTTATTAAATGCCCGATAAGTGTAAAGTACTCATAGAATTGTATACATTTCAAGTGTTAGACCTAAAGTATATCATCTGAAAAGCGCTGTGTCAAAATTTGACTCACCTTTAAATCGTTAAAGAAAGTAGTTTTGCCGGTAAGAAAGAAGTTTGCCCTGCCTGTTTTTGTCTTACGTGGTCATGTGGTCCGTGAAGTGCAGCTCACAGATAGACTGGCACACCCATTTCGAGGGAGAAGTGACCGTGTGTTGTTAGCTTACTGAAGATATAGCCTACTAGTGAAACATTAGGCTGCCATTTAGCCTACGGTTGCTTGAAAAGGCATAAAGGTTTTAACCACGCAAATTAACATTTCAGATCAGACTTACAGATTTACATATGTGGTCAAATATTGTATGTTATTCTGAGGGAACATACTTGTAAAGTTCATATCTGAACCCAAGGTGTAACCAATGGCATTTACAATCACGTTATGACGCATAGTCACATTACTCACATGGCTGTTTATAACAAAAGTATATTAAAAACATATTCATAAGGGAAATGATAGCTGTTTTATGACATTTATTGTTGGTTTCAGTCTAGCTTGCGCAGTGCTGTGTTAAAAAGCAGTTATGTTAACAAGTACACAAGAAAACATATTTGAAGACATATTGCCATTTCTTTGCCACATTTCAAATATTCAATAGAGAGAATTTGATTTTAGGTTATGTTTACTCTTTCGGATGCAAGCATCTTTTTGCAGTGTGGTTCTATGAATCAAAATTAATCTATTAATCTATATCTTTGTCGATTCATAAGAGTCAAAAATATATATGAGCACATGTAACCATGAAAACAACCCATTTAGGCATATAAAGTATCTCTTGAGTCAAATATTGCTATACATCCAGCTGTCTGTCTTACATAttcaaagaaaaacatttaCGACACAGGTATGGAAAACTGATTGCCACATTTGTGATACCTCCCTGTCAGTGCAACTATACCAGACTACTCTGAATGGATACATATGTAGGCCCTTTTTTGTATCCCATAATAATAGCACTCTGGCTGAAAGTTGTTGGTCTCTTCCACTTTCTTATATCGGCTCACGGCATGCACCAGACAGTTGGGTTGGCTGCCACACAGGGTCTGTGCCACAGACACCATGTTACCCTTCAGCTTCTGGTTCTCGATCTGCTCCTGCAGTTGGCTCTTGTTGATTGGCTTTGGATCCGCACTGAAAGAAATCACCACTCGGATGTTGTTTTGGGTCAAGAGGTCAAAGAAGTTACCACCCCCACCACTGCCATGGTACTTCTTGCCAGCCAGCCAATTCCAAAAAAATATTCCACCGTGATTGAAAACTCGGATGGACCAGGAAACCCAGTCGTACTTTTTGGCGAGGATGGCCAGGAGAGATTTGGTGAACTCTGGGTCAATGCTGCCTGGCTTGTCCAGGAGCTGGCCTTCTACATCCATCTTGGCCTGGATGGCAAAGTTCTGGATGCAGTCATCTACCGCTGCCTTCATGCGGTTCTCCACGTCCTCCATCCGATCCTGCCACTTCTTCACCATCTCCTCTCCAATGGCTCCGTCTTTCAAGGAAGCTTGGCCCATGACTGCGAAGATGCCCATGACGAAGAGCTTCTTGAGTCGAGCGCAGAACTCCTCCACGGCCCTCCTGCTCCGATGCTCCGTGCTCACCACCGTTTCCAGCATGGGGTCTCCGGACGTGTTCTCCCCGGTGACAGCATTGTACAAGGCGTCCATGTTCAGGTCTCGATCGGTGTTCTCATAGTGGCTGAGGaatttctccttcttcttctccttgaACTTGGgcttggcattgatgaagtctTGAAACTTCTCATACTGGCTGATGATCTGAGCCTCACGGTCAAAGTTCTGCTTGTTCATGCTGCTCCTCTGCAACTCCATGGCGATTTTGCCAATTTCATCCTGTACGCCATCCAGTGCTTGGTTGATCTTCTCAAACTGCTCTGTCAAGTAACGGGCCTCCTTCCCCTCGGGGTTGCTGAGCATCTCTGCGGAGGCCACAAACACAGCTTCCAGGATGGGGTGAAACTGGCCCACTGTGGCAGCCAGGACCTCACAGCCCTGGCCCATGATCTCCACTCCTTTCTCAATCTTGTCCTTGTTCTGCAGGACCCATTCTTCAACGCGACTCATTATGCACCACAATAAAGAGGAGCTCGATTCACCTCCTCTTTTTCCGAGAGCTCAGTGATGTTTGAAATCCTGTGAGAGACAAGACACAAAATGAACATCATCCAAACTGTGGTGAAAATCAATGGCTGAGATCAATAGACGTTTCAAATTAAAAGATTGAGTTCCGCATAGGTCACATGGGTTATATTTGATCCAACACAAAAGGGACCCTTGAGATCAAATCTTTGGGACCAAATATCAACTGTCATCAACAAACACAacggagaaaacacacacacttcaaagttAAAACCCAGccaagtgaaatgttttttttttatcaggtgACAGTGGACCAGGACTTGTTAGAACTTGTGTGTAGTCACAATGCCACACCCTTTGAGCACATACAAATGACAGGATAAGATAAGGAACCTTTTGTGATTGGGCTCATCCTAACTTTGTTTTAGGATACATATATTTTTAGAGTTTATagcaacacaaacatgaaaattAGATGGTGGTTAAGTTCTCATGGTGATGGCCGAGTTGTGAAACACTCAATGCTGGActtttcaaaagacacaaacaatAGCCAGGCACTAGAGCAAACACAGATGCTCTCaacatgtgtgaaagagaaaggcatTCACCCTTATGAGCATTTCAGGACATTTCTCGGCAGTTTAAATGCACAGGGGAgatgagctcacacacatatctcattTCCCTGGGCTTCAAATTCACTACAGAAAAAGGCACACCCTGATCTGAGAAATCCGTTCCCACTGCACTTGTTCtctaatgaaaacaacactctcTGTCCAGTGCCATGTTAACACTCGAAGCCCCCATGCAGAAAGTCTAAAGATGCATTAGAAAATAGGAAGTACTAACAACCCAATA
The DNA window shown above is from Clupea harengus chromosome 11, Ch_v2.0.2, whole genome shotgun sequence and carries:
- the rpz4 gene encoding rapunzel 4 — its product is MADQLQRLVADKKNVVETVMDVFEQGAEVVASIAGDLFPVFAIAAPIVRLALDNVESKEAEYMKEQFQKVRDRLEAVSEEIQRINEEIKKSAADAAYFSVEENLTNQFRKYMDILNAKPKFREVKKKLFLEHFNKTGGDKNLITLYNAVTGDNFSAESVLEITLNYEQKSRRVVEDFCARLKKLFCIGLIALMGYNALKGCDEEEEKDVLRDWGEKMQVVQRKMTAVIEDCINSFPKQAEIDAKRVVRDNRGKSNKELADTIMETLKKKYDWVGWSVRVFSSPSGLFVKKTEFQCFTGRSRFNVTSVEDKLNVMVSFSASPEPLNMDQIEDLLSSQKKGSITVAELLFEKVPVCVVQTIKTSCKDVICSYSFSEELHYWEKRGKEFYVCVHSA
- the rpz5 gene encoding rapunzel 5 is translated as MSRVEEWVLQNKDKIEKGVEIMGQGCEVLAATVGQFHPILEAVFVASAEMLSNPEGKEARYLTEQFEKINQALDGVQDEIGKIAMELQRSSMNKQNFDREAQIISQYEKFQDFINAKPKFKEKKKEKFLSHYENTDRDLNMDALYNAVTGENTSGDPMLETVVSTEHRSRRAVEEFCARLKKLFVMGIFAVMGQASLKDGAIGEEMVKKWQDRMEDVENRMKAAVDDCIQNFAIQAKMDVEGQLLDKPGSIDPEFTKSLLAILAKKYDWVSWSIRVFNHGGIFFWNWLAGKKYHGSGGGGNFFDLLTQNNIRVVISFSADPKPINKSQLQEQIENQKLKGNMVSVAQTLCGSQPNCLVHAVSRYKKVEETNNFQPECYYYGIQKRAYICIHSE